DNA from Acanthochromis polyacanthus isolate Apoly-LR-REF ecotype Palm Island chromosome 7, KAUST_Apoly_ChrSc, whole genome shotgun sequence:
caactgttctttccagaattttagagagaaatggtaggttggatatcggtctatagttagctaacacatctggatctaaagtgggctttttaagcaaaggtttgatgacagcaaccttaaaagcctgtggtacatagcctgttactagagagagattaatcagatctaacattgaagaattaattaaaggtaaaatctccttgaagagtctagttgggataggatctaaaagacatgttgatggtttggatgtagaaactgttgaaattagttcagagagacatataggagtgaagaattctaaagattcatcaggtctaacagccaattcaaaagcatctgtgacatttgtaggaagggccagattaattttatctctaatcataactattttctgtgtaaagaagctcatgaagtcgttactggttaaagctaaaggaatacaaggttcaacagagctctgactctttgtcagcctggctacagtgctaaagagaaacctagggttgttcttgttctcatctattaaagatgaataataagttgtcctggcattatgaagagcttttttatagattactagactatttttccaagccacatacactacctctgaattagtggaataccactttctttccagctttcgggatgcctgctttaaagtccgcagctgggaattataccaaggagcaagtcttctctgagatataactttcttttttacaggtgcaacactatcaagagttgtacgcagtgaggctgaagcattattaacataataatccacttctgtgggggtaaaataataatatttgccttctgatttatcagtaaatgttgctgaagtaaacagtgagggtattatttccttaaatttagatactgaattgtcagacaaacacctactgtaatgatatttgttctcagctgctaaacaatcctttactttaaattgaaatgttatcataaaatggtcagaaagaagagggttctggggaaatactgttaactcttcaatttctaagccataagtcaggacaaggtcaagagtgtgattaaaactatgagttggtttatttacatgttgagaaaacccaattgagtctaataatgaattaaaagctgttgtaaggctgtcgctgtctacgtcaacatgaatgttaaagtcacccacaataataactttgtctgaactgagcactaattcagataaaaagtctgagaattgagataaaaactcagaataaggagcaggaggacgatatataacaacaaataaaactggtttctgagctttcaaatttggatgagagagactaagagtgagattttcaaatgagctgtaatcaggtttaggcctctggttcaattttaaactagaatggtagattgctgctactcctcctcctcggcctgtgattcgaggaatatgacagttaatatgactagggggagttgattcgtttaggctaacaaattcttcctgctgcaaccaggtttcagtcaaacagaacaaatcaatctggtgatcagttatcaactcatttactagcagagatttagacaagagagatctaatatttaacagaccacatttaattttcctgtctctttgctctgttgaaatagaggtattaatttttattaaatttttgtggttactatttcttttgtatatttttgatttgattaatttattgaattttggtggtcgggggacagacacagtctcaataaaattaactgaattaactgaattactggagggtgacagctgtgaggaaactgcagagaggtgtgtaagactacagctctgcatcctggtcttaactctgggttgtcatgctttaggagtactaataaaatcagccatattcctagaaatgagagctgcaccagccaaagtgggatggatgccgtctctcctaatcagaccaggttttccccaaaaagagctccaattatcaataaagcccacgtcgtttgatggacaccacatagacaaccagcggcgaaacgacgacatgcggctaaacatgtcatcgctggtcagatcaggcaagggtccagagaaaactacggagtccgacatggttttggcgaaagtacacaccgatgccacgctaattttggtgacctccgattggcgtaaccgggtgtcgttaccgccgacgtgaataacaatcttactatatttacgattatctttagccagcagtttcaaatttgcttctatgtcgcccgctctggcccctgggaggcatttaactatggtcgctggtgtcgctagcttcacgtttctgactatggagctgccaatgatcagagttggtttctcagcgggtgtgtcgctgagcggggaaaaacgattagaaacatgaagcggtttgtggtgagccgggacagcaggcttgagtttaggactgtttttcctacgaactgtcacccatccacccggctgttcgggcgctgctaagggacggctaacagatgctacacaagctaagctattgcggtccgcaccggctaagggggcctggctagctgctagcgggttattttccatggtgcggagccgcgattccaattcggagagcctcgcctccagaactacaaaaaggctgcacttattacatatatcgttatcactaaaggaggcagaggaataactaaacatgtggcacactgagcaggagaaagagagagagggagagggagaggaagaagcagaagccatgctaacaccacaacacagtgctgaaacaggaacaggaaatgacgcaatacgctcaccgtaacgtcagacgtccAGGGAaaagatgggaggggttggacttcagagctgaggccacgacttcacagtgactctctgagagTCCACAGTTATAAAGTCTGTAATGAGACATGAATGACAAAACATGTTGTTATGAAAGAGGacactttgttttcttcatgcaTTTGATAGAACATCTGGACTGGTCCTGTTGGACATTTACTTCTTCACATCAGTGCTTCAGCTCATCTTCTCTGAATGACATCAAACTGAattctcatcagcctctctcaCACCTGCACACTTTGAATCAGTCTGCCAGTGTGATCTGATCCCACAAAGTTCTCAggagaacattttctgtccGGTTTTCGCTGGACTCAGGATATTGTGACTGAGTTGAGTTCAGTCAACAGTTCCAGTAGAAAGATGATGAGGTCTCTGTtgtggatctgctgcagcttcacctccatcactcaacatttacagtctgctgtcaaacgCTAAACAAACCAAACTGATTGTTAAGAAATTGGGGGTTTagaacccaagcgcagacaGTTTTATTAAATAAGGATCAAACTACAATAAACTGAAAACTAGACTGTGGAGGGAAAGCAAAAACAGCTGAGAAACAACAGAGCCCAGAGAAGGTACTCACACATGAGGGAGACTAAAACTGtaggtgaaaacaaactgaactCCAACTGAATCCAGAAGGTGTAATCCACAAAGGGAGAAAAAGTCAAAGAAGTCCATAAACTGATGTAATCCAGAAGTGTAGGGAAAGCAAGGGAACAAAGTCCATGACAACGTGAATGTCCAACAATGAACCAGCAACAACTGAGGGAAATGGCAGAGTTTAAATAGCACGGGAGGGGACCAGGTGGATTGTGTTGAGCTAactgactgcagctgacagtgaTCAGTTGACATGGTGCAGCAGGCAGGGGCCAGTGACAGGGAGAGAGAAACAGGAGAGGAAGACaaaagacagagggagccagaggaaCAAGAAAGGTGAAAATGGGGAGTGATGgtggaaaaaggaaaacaggagAGAGAAGGGCAGGAGCTGGAGTGGGATCATAACACTGATCACTGGACAACATCACACCATGAATATGAACATCAGGAAATATTCTGATGTGATGACAGACCACTGAGTCAGCTTTAGTCCTCAACATTCTTTAGAGAGATTCTGGAAAACTTGgtgagcacaaacacaaagaacaaactgCACTAGCATGAACAACAGAGTTTTCCCCTCCATGACACGAAGTCGCAGGGAGGCGATCTTCTTGTTTTACAGGAAGAACTCCAACAAGTGGTGCTCAGCTCGGTAGTATCCCCACACCACCCAGAGCCTCTCACCCTGGGGAAGTCTAGAAAAGGAGAGTCCaccccctctccaggattctggttccagaactgtggaggtgagcccaaatATATATCTAACTCGTCTACGGCACCAGGGGGCACCAGCTCCTGCCTTTCAGGGTGTCCATAGCACCCGATCCCGACCTCCATCCACGTGGGTGGTGGGGTGTACCATCCACCTGTTACGAATTTATTACCAAATCATAATACTGATAGCAATAATTTCTTTAAAGCAGTTCTCCCACACTTCAGAAACTGTAAAGATCTTATTTTGACCTCCAAGTAGAGGCGGAAATGTGGTAAAATCTGTATGTCTGGTTAAATAAGACTGCTGTCAGAAGCTCCTCATGGAACAGAAACTTTAGTGCGTTCACTGAGAACATGTTGTGTTAAAGTGATGCTGTAATAAAACCTGGACAAGAACCTCTACAGTTCTTCATTTGTTTGAAcagatctgcatgtttcctcTATCAGCCAAATGAAGAAActcagattaaaaaaatgtaacagaaaattattagaattaattaacagctttaaaaacaaccaaCTGAAAAATCTACTTTTTCATGGAACTGAACATCTgagactaaacacagctgacaaggactgttaaaataaacaaatggaaAAGTAAAGCTGCATGTCCACTAGATGCATTCTTCCTGCATGTGAACGCGTTGCACCTGAACATCACCCTCATGGTGGACGGTCACTAGTGGACCACTAGGAGGTCACATGACAGCTGTCAGCTGGATCGGACCAAAATGGCTGCTCGGTCGAAaagtttctcttttattttgaaaacatttcagcGATAAGAatttttgaaatcatttgaGCAGAGAAacaatctgtgcagcagctgaatctgtcctggttttagtttaaCAGCTAGTTCAGATGTTTGACCAAAGTTTTGCGATGTGTCAGATTGCCACACGCTgcatcaaatttgcataaagtagaagttgagtctactttatgcaaatgagctgtggCCTGCTTCAGGGAGACGCACCGGATTGCAGTTCAAAATGCACCCAACGGAAGCATGCAGCACGgctcacatagacaatgaacgGGATGTGGGAACTTGATGGATCTAGTGAACACGAACCTGAAGAATAATGTGATGTTCTAGTGAGaacatctgaagaactgaacCAATGATCTACTCTGAGTGATCACGTTCATCATATCTGGACTCACCCagcctttctgcagttcctcacagctggaatcagtctccGTTTTCCCTCCTCTGATGTTCTGTATTTGTTCAGGTCcaactcatccagaacctcctctgacatctgcagcatgtaggccagagctgagcagtggatctcagagagttccttctctgatctgctctctgactgcaggaactcttggatctcctgatgtactgagagatccttcatctccatcagacagtggaagatgttgatgcttctgtctggagacattttatcactcttcatctccttcaggttgttgatgACTCTCTGGATCATTTTTGGACTGTTCTCTCTCcgacccagcagacctcctaagAGTCTCTGGCTCATTGGACGGTTCTCTGTCcgacccagcagacctcctaagagtctctggttggactccagacagaggccatgaaggaagcgaacaaacaggtccaggtgaccattttTACTTCGGAGGGATTTCTTCATGACTCTGAACATGAACACATCCAGAGtgtctctcttctctttccagtctttccccaggaagtcctccagaaccttctccttcctgttggtgtaacagtggaacatgtagactgcagccagaaactcctgaacgctcagatggacgaagcagaacaccttgtcctggtacagtcctctctcctctttaaagatctgtgtgaacactcctgagtacactgaggctgctcccatatcgatgccacactctgtcaggtcggactcatagaagatcaggtttcctctctgcagctgctcaaaagccagttttcccagagactcaatcatcctcctgctgtctggattccagtgtggatctgtctcagctcctccatcatacttgatcttcttgactttggtctgaaccaccaggtggtggatgaacatctcagtcagggttgtgggcagatctcctccctctctgcttctcagcagctcctccagaactgtagcagtgatccagcagaacactgggatgtggcacatgatgtggaggcttcgtgatgtcttcatgtgggagatgatgctgctggccttccTCTTATctctgaatctcttcctgaagtactcctccttctgtgggtcggtgaaccctctgacctccgtcaccatgtccacacagtcaggagggatctgattggctgctgcaggtcgtgtggttatccagaggcgagcagaaggaagcagattccccctgatcaggtttgtcagcagcacatccactgaggtggactctgtaacatcagtcaggacctcattgttgtggaagtccagaggaaggcgacactcatccagaccatcaaagatcaacacaacctggaagacttcaaagctgcagattcctgctgctttggtttcactgaagaagtgatgaagaagttccaccaagctgaactttctctctttcagcacattcagctctctgaaagtcaatggaaacatgaagtggatgtcctggttgcttttgtcttcagcccagtccagagtcaacttctgtgttaacactgttttcccgatgccagccactccctgtgtcatcactgttctgattggtccatctcttccaggtgagcctttaaggatgtcttctggtctgatgcttctttctgctctgtctgctttcctggatgctgcttcaatctgtctgacctcatggtcatcattgacctctgcagtccctccctctgtgatgtacagctctgtgtagatctcattcaggagggtcttctgtcctgctttagcgatgccctcaaacactctctggaacttcttcttcagaccacGTTTAAGTTTACGTCCACAAACTCCAgcagcaagttctgaatgaaaacacaagaaagaaaatcagtcgTGTTTTATGGAGTGAACATGACAGTTCATCCCCCTAAAGACTGATTGTCtgaagatattctgagactttagtaaatgttctgttgatcagcagcttcagtctttacacaaatcctcttactgctctgcagacagtcagccagcttctcctgcttcatcctcctcaggaacaacactgtgatctgctcaaacatctctctgctgctcctctcatcttcatcatcacgctccaactcctcctcatcctccctctgactctctgaggagcattctgggtaatctggactcacaaccttcttcatcttcttcagctccttcttcacaaaagtcaccatgttgtcctccagcagctggaacagagaaatgtgtcaatgagtccatcagagtcaaatcatggagccaaacatcagatccatgttggacacactgacagtccactggtctacaaagagcagcatggagacgcctgaacacaacagatggagaacaacttgttgtccatgaactcaccatgaatatggagtccaggtgattctgctggacagactgagctctgggaacctctgagttctgctgctccactctgtggatcaacatcaacagttagaTCACAGTACGTCTGTCCACAGAGAACCTTTCTGTCAGTTACAGCAACTACAGCTGAACAATTAACAGACTTCTAATTGAAACTCAGGAACAATTTGAAATGATGCAGTTATCGAATCACATCAGCTGCAGTTTAGGATCTAAGTTACACAACATGTCAGCCAGAGTTTAAACCGTGTCAGTCATTTCACAGATTGGTGCTCCATCATGTTTATAAATCTGTTATATAGTGAATATTGAACAGAAGCTGGACTTAAAAAATGATATCACAATCATTTAACGCTAGCTAATGATGAATCAATAAGTTTATCAATTATAGCTcagaaaaatagttttaaattaaatcagaTCAGAGGTGCAGAcgtgaagcagcatccaggacaGACTCCTCCACTCTGGAGATGAATGAATGACCACAGAATCAGCTAATAAATGAAAGTCTTGTTCTGGGAAATACCAGCAGAGtactgctgcagctgatgagcAGAAATCCTGCATTAGAACACACaacatgtgcagcagctgagctTCAACTTCCATCCTCTGAGGAGCTGCACAGACGGCCTGGACAATAAAACCAAACTTCTGCCTCTGTCTTTAAGCTCACTGATCACTGTACGCGTTGTTCAACTTATCAAAGCAACAATCACCAACAAGCATCCAgaaacctccaggaagaaaaaTGTCTCTCTAGGACAACAAAGCAGCGTTTAGTCAGAAAACTATTTACCCTCCTCTGTACAGCAGCACCGGCCGTCTGACTGGAAGTTCCTGCTAca
Protein-coding regions in this window:
- the LOC127534834 gene encoding NLR family CARD domain-containing protein 3-like, with translation MLLEDNMVTFVKKELKKMKKVVSPDYPECSSESQREDEEELERDDEDERSSREMFEQITVLFLRRMKQEKLADCLQSKLAAGVCGRKLKRGLKKKFQRVFEGIAKAGQKTLLNEIYTELYITEGGTAEVNDDHEVRQIEAASRKADRAERSIRPEDILKGSPGRDGPIRTVMTQGVAGIGKTVLTQKLTLDWAEDKSNQDIHFMFPLTFRELNVLKERKFSLVELLHHFFSETKAAGICSFEVFQVVLIFDGLDECRLPLDFHNNEVLTDVTESTSVDVLLTNLIRGNLLPSARLWITTRPAAANQIPPDCVDMVTEVRGFTDPQKEEYFRKRFRDKRKASSIISHMKTSRSLHIMCHIPVFCWITATVLEELLRSREGGDLPTTLTEMFIHHLVVQTKVKKIKYDGGAETDPHWNPDSRRMIESLGKLAFEQLQRGNLIFYESDLTECGIDMGAASVYSGVFTQIFKEERGLYQDKVFCFVHLSVQEFLAAVYMFHCYTNRKEKVLEDFLGKDWKEKRDTLDVFMFRVMKKSLRSKNGHLDLFVRFLHGLCLESNQRLLGGLLGRTENRPMSQRLLGGLLGRRENSPKMIQRVINNLKEMKSDKMSPDRSINIFHCLMEMKDLSVHQEIQEFLQSESRSEKELSEIHCSALAYMLQMSEEVLDELDLNKYRTSEEGKRRLIPAVRNCRKAGLYNCGLSESHCEVVASALKSNPSHLFPGRLTLELDLSYNDLKDSGGVKHLCDGLQSPNCKLETLGLRGCRLPEISCDSLVSALKSNPSHLEHLDLSHNDLHDPGVKHLSGFVESPDCILKTLRLEGCSLSEISCDSLVSALKSNPSHLEHLDLSWNKDLKDSGVKHLSGFVESPDCILKTLRLEACSLSEISCDSLSSALKSNPSHLEHLNLSQNDLKDSSVKHLSGFVESPDCILKTLRLVWCSLSEISCDSLVSALKSNPSHLEHLDLSWNDLQDSSVKHLLDLVESPDCSLKTLRWESWW